Genomic segment of Mercurialis annua linkage group LG6, ddMerAnnu1.2, whole genome shotgun sequence:
TTTAccttgttttgcttttaatttcCATTCCACATTTTGATAGAGAGTGGTTCTGTTTGTAGTGTTGTGATGTGATTTGGACAAAATTTCATTGTTTCAAGTAGACTTTGGAATTCCAAGCTGATTTTGGAAATGGAGGAAAAACCATTCCCTGCATGGTCATGGTCTGTTGAGCAGTGTTTAGAAGAGTTGAATGTTAAGTTGGATAAAGGTCTGAGTTCATATGAAGTTGAGAAGAGGCGCGAGCGATATGGCTGGAATGAACTTGCCAAAGAGAAGGGTAAGCCTTTATGGCGACTTGTGCTCGAACAATTTGATGATATGCTTGTCAAAATTCTCCTGGGTGCTGCCTTTATATCGTTTGTTTTAGCTTATATGCACGGAAGTGAATCTGATGCTGTTTCTGGATTTGAAGCCTATGTGGAACCTTTTGTGATAGTTTTGATTTTAGTGCTTAATGCTATTGTTGGGGTGTGGCAAGAGAGTAATGCTGAGAGGGCTCTAGAAGCCCTCAAGGAGATGCAGTGTGAGTCAGGGAAGGTTCTAAGGGAAGGTTATTGGGTACCCGACTTGCCAGCGAGGGAGCTTGTTCCTGGAGATATAGTGGAATTGCGAGCTGGGGATAAAGGGCCTGCTGATCTTAGAGTTGCGGCTTTGAAGACATCAACGTTGAGACTCGAGCAGAGCTCTTTGACTGGAGAGGCTATGCCTGTTTTGAAAGGTACTGCTCCCATATTCATTGATGACTGCGAGTTGCAGGCGAAGGAAAATATGATATTTGCAGGCACGACTGTTGTGAATGGGAGTTGTGTTTGTATTGTCATAAGCACTGGAATGAACACTGAGATTGGGATGATTCAGAAGCAAATACATGAAGCCTCTTTGGAAGAAAGTGATACCCCTTTAAAGAAGAAGCTCGACGAATTTGGGGGCAGGCTGACTACTGCAATTGGGATTGTTTGTCTTATTGTGTGGGtcattaattataaaaacttCCTCTCGTGGGATGTTGTAGATGGTTGGCCTGTAAATATCCGATTTTCTTTTGAGAAATGCACTTACTATTTCAAAATTGCTGTTGCACTGGCTGTAGCCGCAATTCCTGAAGGTCTTCCTGCAGTTATCACCACTTGTTTAGCTCTTGGTACCAGGAAGATGGCTCAAAAGAATGCAATTGTAAGAAAGCTTCCAAGTGTAGAAACCTTGGGATGCACTTCTGTAATTTGCTCAGATAAAACTGGGACTTTAACCACAAACCAGATGTCTGTGACAGCATTCTTCACTCTCGGTGGGAAAACTACTTCATCCAGAATTTTCCAAGTTGACGGAACGACTTATGACCCTAAGGATGGAGGAATTGTTGATTGGACTTGCTACAATATGGATGCTAATTTGCAAGCCATGGCAGAAATATGTGCAATTTGCAATGATGCTGGGGTCTTTTGTGACGGGCGTTTGTTTCGAGCTACAGGTTTGCCCACTGAGGCAGCTCTCAAAGTTTTTGTTGAGAAGATGGGGGTTCCGGATGTCAAGGCTAGGAATAAAATCCGCGACAGTGAACTTGCAGCAAGCTATCTGATTGACCGCAGCACTGTGAAATTAGGTGAAGAAACATTGTATTCTGTGTATTAAAGAAGTTGTAGTTTTTTATGCGCTgtctcaaatattttttttcgtaGTGTAGGGAGCTGTGATTGGTGGACCAGAAGATCGAAAAGGGTTGCTACATTGGAGTTTGATCGCATTCGGAAGTCAATGAGTGTTATAGTCAGGGAACCCAATGGAAGCAATCGACTTCTTGTGAAGGTGACCATCAGCCGTGATTTTATTAGTTTCATAGTGGCATTAATCAAGTTAGCTTATTTCACACAGAAAAAGGGATAAGCGGGACATTTAAAGAAAGGAATTGTATAGTGGTCAGAAATATAAAGAAAGCAATTGCCTTCTTATGTTATGCTCATGCTAATTTTAATTCCTGGTTTTTAGCAAGCTTTCCTGATTGACTTCTGGTTTCTAGAGATAATTGTGACCATTGGAATATGCAGGGAGCTGTTGAGAGTATACTGGAGCGCAGTTCACATGTGCAACTTGCAGATGGATCTCTTGTTCCCATTGATGAACCTTGTAGGCAACTATTGCTCTTGAGACTTTTGGAGATGAGCTCTAAAGGATTACGGTGCCTGGGATTGGCGTACAAGGATGAACTGGGAGAATTTTCAGACTACTATGCTGATGATCATCCTGCACATAAGAAATTGCTTGATCCAGCTAGCTACTCCTCCAttgaaattgatttgatttttgttgGAGTTGTTGGTCTAAGGGTGAGTAAAGGCTGTAACATTATGGATTACATTGTTTAATTGATCATTGCACTATCAGCTAAAAAGGCTTCTATTTATTAACAGGATCCCCCACGCGATGAAGTTGACAAAGCAATTGAGGATTGTAGGAGAGCAGGTATCAGAGTTATGGTTATAACGGGAGACAATAAGTCCACTGCTGAGGCAATCTGCAAGGAAATCAAGTTATTTTATCACGACGAAGATGTCAGCGGAAGCAGTTTTACTGGTAAAGAGTTCATGGCTCTTTCGCCTACACAGCAAATGGAAATCTTATCTAAACCTGGAGGAAAGGTGTTCTCACGTGCTGAGCCCAGGCATAAGCAAGAAATAGTACGAATGCTGAAGGATATGGGGGAAATTGTTGCAATGACTGGAGACGGTGTAAATGATGGCCCTGCTCTTAAACTCGCTGACATCGGAATAGCCATGGGTATAACCGGAACTGAGGTAAGCTTGTGAAATGGTTTCTTAAGGGAACATTGTGATTCACCTTATCATGCGTGCTTCGACTTTTGTTTCCGTGAACACATGCTCGTGCGAATTGCTACGCTATTTTCCCTTGCGCCTTTAAGCTTATTGAATTGtgcaatttatttattttgttgcttAAGCCTTGAACCTGAAGGGTGAACTCTCTCAGAAGTTAGAATTCAATGTTTGCAGGTTGCCAAAGAAGCTTCAGATATGGTTTTAGCAGATGATAACTTTAGTACCATTGTTTCAGCAATTGCTGAGGGTCGCTCAATTTACAATAATATGAAAGCTTTTATTAGGTACATGATTTATCTCTTCTTTTTTCCTTTCGGGTTGTAGTTGTTAAATGTTAACTGAAGacttttatgtttttttcaATCTGCAGGTACATGATATCATCTAATGTTGGAGAGGTGATATCGATTTTCTTAACTGCTGCACTGGGTATACCAGATTGTATGATACCTGTACAGCTTTTGTGGGTGAATTTGGTTACAGACGGCCCTCCTGCAACAGCCCTCGGATTTAATCCTGCTGATGTTGACATAATGCAGAAGCCGCCCCGCAAAAGCAATGATGCTCTTATAAATTCTTGGGTTCTCTTCCGTTATTTGGTAAAAATTCACGAGGAGCATTGTTGTGGTGTTTTATATTTAcctttataaaaacaaaatggtTTTAGTGTCTCACTTTACATTTTGTGTCATGCAGGTTATTGGTTCTTATGTAGGTATTGCAACAGTTGGTGTATTCATATTGTGGTACACTCAAGCTTCATTTCTGGGTATCGATCTTGCGAGTGATGGGCACACCCTTATCGAACTATCACAGCTTCGGAATTGGGGGGAGTGTTCCAAATGGTCAAATTTCACTGCAGCTCCATATTCGATTGGTGGAGGACGCATGATTACCTTTTCAAACCCTTGTGATTATTTCTCTGCTGGTAAAGTGAAGGCGATGACTCTTTCCCTCTCGGTATTAGTGGCAATCGAGATGTTCAATTCCCTGAATGCGCTTTCTGAAGACAACAGCTTGGTTAAAATGCCACCTTGGAGGAATCCTTGGCTTTTAGTCGCAATGTCAGTGTCGTTTGCTCTCCATTGCCTCATACTCTACGTTCCGTTCCTGGCTGATGTGTTTGGTATTGTTCCATTGAGCATGAATGAGTGGCTTCTAGTCATCTTGGTTTCAGCTCCAGTAATTCTAATCGACGAGCTTCTTAAATTTGCGGGAAGGAATTGGAGATTCAGGGCAAAGGAAAAGACGGATTAAACAGACATTAGACGGTTCTGCTAacttaaatatcattttttgacacattagtttattttattttgttttggtttGTTCTTTTTTCCTACAATCACATTCTCACATCAACTGATTTTGTTCACTACAATCAATAGAAAAGGTAAATAACCAgtcttttttcttttgctttatATTATTAAAGGGTTTGCAGTGGATTAGCTCATTTGATTAAAGAGCAAATAAGTGTTGAGTAATGAAAagatttaatcaaaaaattcaAGTTGATGTACAAAAAAATCCAGATTTATTGGTTGCTTTATTTTAGCTGAAATTTCATTTAATAGTGTATGTATCTCATCAGACCTGGAGTGTGATGAATCTTccacaataaattttttaatttcacctCCTCCTTCAATTAAACTATATCCTGCTGCTTTTGTAATATGGCCACCCTTCATCAGCTTTCTAAGATTTGCAACGCCATCCCATAGCCCTACCGACGCGTATATATTGGAAAGAATTACGTAGTTCCCTGGATTCCACGGCTCTAGTTTGAAGAGAGACTCGGCTGCTATCTCTGCAAACTCGACATTTTTATAGAAACTGCAAGCTCCAAGTAATGTTCCCCATATTACAGAATCTGGCTTCATTGGCATAGTCTTTATGAGATTATAGGCTTCTCGTAGCTCCCCGGCTCGCCCTAGGAGATCAACCATGCAACCGTAGTGTTCCAATTTGGGAAAAATCTTAAACTTGTTTTCCATCGATTCGAAAATTTGCCGACCTTTTATAACCATGCCCCCATGAGTGCACGCCAAGAGAACTCCGACAATTGTAACATCATCAGGAGCAGTACCTTCTCTCTGCATCACCAATACACGGTAGATAAATCGTAATAAGAACATAAAAATCTGTTTGCACAAAGAACATCCAAATCAACTGAAACAAGTACAAAGACTTACAATCATTTCGTTATAAAGATGGAACGCGTCGTTGCTTCTCCCATGGATAGCCAAACCCATGATCATTGAATTCCAAGAGCACAAGTTTCTCCTCTTGCCAATAATCTTATCGAAAACTTGCCTAGCCGCGTCAATTTTTCCGCACCTTGCATACATCTCCAATAACGAATTGCTTACGTATAAATTCCTTAACAGTCCATTTTCTCTAGCATATATTTCTATCCTCTCCCCAACTTCCAATGCTCCAAGATTTGCACAAGCTGGAAGTACACTAGCAAGAGTCACTTGGTTCGGTCTTAAACCTCGCACCTTCTCCATCTTTAGAAACATTCCTAATGCCTTAGCATACTGTCCATTCTGCGAGTACCCGGATATCATCGCAGTCCACGAAACCACATTCCTCTCAGGCATTAGTTCAAACACTTTTGACGCTCCCTCCATATCCCCAGACCTCGAATACCCAGCAATTAACGCATTCCAAGTCGGTATATCTCTAACAGTTTTTCCATCAAACACTTTGTGTGCAAGTTTGAACATGCCCAATTTGGCATACATGTCGACTAAAGCAGTCAAGCAGAAGACATCAAATTTGAAACCCGACTTGACGAATTGAGTGTGAAGTATTTGGGCGTGGAGAGGAGAGCGGAACGAGGCGCACGCGGCGAAGATGAATGTGAAAGTATGTTCGTTTGGAGTGCAGTTCCTGAAGCGCATTTGGTAGTATAGATGGAGGGATTGGTGAGGCTGGTTCTGATAGGAGTAAGCTTGGATAAGCTTGTTGTAAAGGAAGACATTTGGGTAGGGAATAAGGTCGAACAGGCTGTGTGCATATGGAATGTTCGGGATTTGGAGAAGCTTTTCGACGAGAGTTTTATTGTAGTCTATGCCATTTCGAAGAGTGTAAGCGTGAATTTTCTTCAACTGGTTCATATCAAATTACGGTTATTTGGCATCATTACCGGCGGCTTCTAACAATCCTGTTAAAGCTGCACGAGTTTAGTTTAGTGGTCTAAGTCTCAGCCATTTTGGTGCTATGGTTGCGGATTCAAATCCGGATGTATATTGTCTTTCTAATAAATGGAGTGGTTATAGCTCGGAATATAGCCTATACAGGTATATGAAGCTTGCAGCAGAGGCAGAACTATGTCTTATTTTCAGTCCGgacttaatttttaattcaactTTAATTTTCCGACAGTCCAGAATTAACATCTATCTTaccttaaattttatataattttatttctataatttaaagttttgtgcattttttttaaaattttggtctTAGGCGAAGCTGGAGCCATAAGATGGTTCGGCCCCTAGCTTGCAGACGGTCCGCATTTGGAATTTGACAATTCTAGAATTCAGCTAGGGGAGTGAGTccccaaacaaaaaaaaaatcaaacgaaaagCAATCTGCTAGGTTTTGGGTTCGGATCtctcccacaaacgctccccctctccaattataaaaaatttaaaagaaataaaatataaaaacgacAAGGCCAGTTTCGGAGCAGCTTATACAATGAATTTACCCACTATAACaacaaaagtaaataataaatcaagaatTTTGAATTCATTGCATAATGTAACATAACCTGTCTCACAAAtaggactaatttaaattcaactaaaaaaaatagcgAATGGCTAGCTAATCTGATAATGGTGACAGCTTCCTTCCCTTCTACATGCAAATTTTTACTGGTTTGAAACTGTACATAATAGATGTGGCATTGAAAAATATGAGCCACTCGGACGGACAATCATGACAGCAGAATACACATAGATATGCTTCGTATCTGACGGTTCATCATCTTAGCTGCTAGTCACATGCCCCTGTCGTAGATCAACTGTTTGAACATTATAACAGCAGGAACATCGATGATCATGAACTTGTTAGTCTCTTTTACTCGTCGTTGATTAAGCTGGGCCGTTATTTTGCTTCAGAAGAAAGAAGACTGGTCATGGAGGACGTTCAGGTGAGCCAGTATTCTGGCTGCTAGAGACTTCATGCTGCCAGTCCCTCTCTGCGTCAAGTCAACTAAAGGCATCTGAGCAGAGGATCCGTACTTTAGTTTGAACTCTGGCAATCGGAATATCCTTTCTAAAGCTTTTAAAGTCTTCTCCTGCAGTGAGGGAGAGGAAGAACCGAGAAACTTTATAATTGATGGGATTGCGTTTGCTTCTGCTAGCACTTTGATGCCGCTTTGAAGTCTTTCAGCTTCAATTAGGGTTAACAATGCTTCTAAAGAAGCCTCACAGACTCCAGGATCAGGATCTTCAAGAACCTTCACTAGTGGGATTATGGCATCGGCTTCCACAAGGCAAAATGATGATTCAACAGCACAGATGCCGCCATGAACTCTGCAGCCAGTTTCTGGTGGAGCTGAGAAACACCATAAACCCGTTTTCTTCGGTATTGGTCGACTCAGTGTCGGTGAACTCTGTGAAAAATGAGTCAGAGAAACAGCAGCATTTTTCCTAGTCAAAGGAGACCCAATGTCCAACAACTGTACTAATAAAGGAATAATCCCAGCTTCTGCTGCTCTCTTTTGCCATTCCAACTCTTCTGAAACTGTAAAACGACATATGGCTCTCACAGCGTTTTCAATTAACTGGTTCTTATGGGGGTCGCTTTGCCTGCTCTTCGGAATACATTTGACAATTACTTGAAGTGCCCCAGCATCTAGAAGCCATTGGGTAATCTGGGGATTTTCTGGGAGGTTAGAGATAATGCCCATTGCTGAAGCAATCTCTTCCATGTCATCAGAAGACCGGACAATCCTGAGCAAGTTGTTGAGACAATTCTGATCCACATGCTCCGTAATGATGGCTTCATCACCATCTTCTACCAAGCAACAGAACAGCTTTACAGCATTTGCTCGTACATTTTGGTTATTATGCTCGCATAAATGTGCCAATACTTGCATGGCTGAAATCTGTTTATATTAAACAAGTTATTGTTCATATGATGAGTGATAATATACATCAAGACAGAAAACTTAACATAAGTCATCAGAAAACTGTAAATACAAAAAAGAGGCTGATAACAAGAAGATTTATGCAGAATGTTGGTGACCTTAAACTGGCCTTATTTAATCCAACATCCTGCTATCTACTAATTCAGTGGCTTTCTAGATTCTCAAAATCCAAAATCAAGTCAACTTATGAACTCCTCCAATTCCAATCATTTCATCCTATTAATCATATCTACACTGCTTTTATCTATTTCCCATGAATTTATATTTTGGAAATGACATATTTCTCTTAGG
This window contains:
- the LOC126688008 gene encoding pentatricopeptide repeat-containing protein At5g08510 — encoded protein: MNQLKKIHAYTLRNGIDYNKTLVEKLLQIPNIPYAHSLFDLIPYPNVFLYNKLIQAYSYQNQPHQSLHLYYQMRFRNCTPNEHTFTFIFAACASFRSPLHAQILHTQFVKSGFKFDVFCLTALVDMYAKLGMFKLAHKVFDGKTVRDIPTWNALIAGYSRSGDMEGASKVFELMPERNVVSWTAMISGYSQNGQYAKALGMFLKMEKVRGLRPNQVTLASVLPACANLGALEVGERIEIYARENGLLRNLYVSNSLLEMYARCGKIDAARQVFDKIIGKRRNLCSWNSMIMGLAIHGRSNDAFHLYNEMIREGTAPDDVTIVGVLLACTHGGMVIKGRQIFESMENKFKIFPKLEHYGCMVDLLGRAGELREAYNLIKTMPMKPDSVIWGTLLGACSFYKNVEFAEIAAESLFKLEPWNPGNYVILSNIYASVGLWDGVANLRKLMKGGHITKAAGYSLIEGGGEIKKFIVEDSSHSRSDEIHTLLNEISAKIKQPINLDFFVHQLEFFD
- the LOC126688006 gene encoding calcium-transporting ATPase, endoplasmic reticulum-type, encoding MEEKPFPAWSWSVEQCLEELNVKLDKGLSSYEVEKRRERYGWNELAKEKGKPLWRLVLEQFDDMLVKILLGAAFISFVLAYMHGSESDAVSGFEAYVEPFVIVLILVLNAIVGVWQESNAERALEALKEMQCESGKVLREGYWVPDLPARELVPGDIVELRAGDKGPADLRVAALKTSTLRLEQSSLTGEAMPVLKGTAPIFIDDCELQAKENMIFAGTTVVNGSCVCIVISTGMNTEIGMIQKQIHEASLEESDTPLKKKLDEFGGRLTTAIGIVCLIVWVINYKNFLSWDVVDGWPVNIRFSFEKCTYYFKIAVALAVAAIPEGLPAVITTCLALGTRKMAQKNAIVRKLPSVETLGCTSVICSDKTGTLTTNQMSVTAFFTLGGKTTSSRIFQVDGTTYDPKDGGIVDWTCYNMDANLQAMAEICAICNDAGVFCDGRLFRATGLPTEAALKVFVEKMGVPDVKARNKIRDSELAASYLIDRSTVKLGSCDWWTRRSKRVATLEFDRIRKSMSVIVREPNGSNRLLVKGAVESILERSSHVQLADGSLVPIDEPCRQLLLLRLLEMSSKGLRCLGLAYKDELGEFSDYYADDHPAHKKLLDPASYSSIEIDLIFVGVVGLRDPPRDEVDKAIEDCRRAGIRVMVITGDNKSTAEAICKEIKLFYHDEDVSGSSFTGKEFMALSPTQQMEILSKPGGKVFSRAEPRHKQEIVRMLKDMGEIVAMTGDGVNDGPALKLADIGIAMGITGTEVAKEASDMVLADDNFSTIVSAIAEGRSIYNNMKAFIRYMISSNVGEVISIFLTAALGIPDCMIPVQLLWVNLVTDGPPATALGFNPADVDIMQKPPRKSNDALINSWVLFRYLVIGSYVGIATVGVFILWYTQASFLGIDLASDGHTLIELSQLRNWGECSKWSNFTAAPYSIGGGRMITFSNPCDYFSAGKVKAMTLSLSVLVAIEMFNSLNALSEDNSLVKMPPWRNPWLLVAMSVSFALHCLILYVPFLADVFGIVPLSMNEWLLVILVSAPVILIDELLKFAGRNWRFRAKEKTD